Proteins encoded in a region of the Zea mays cultivar B73 chromosome 4, Zm-B73-REFERENCE-NAM-5.0, whole genome shotgun sequence genome:
- the LOC100192932 gene encoding GDP-mannose transporter GONST1-like has protein sequence MGSRVLHLDVPANSEAYLMRNVPGSVSSPPMNGEKGLFRNQNAGFTALASPVRREIGNRSSTRSFCVDDNDLEDGKASKERESSAQSLRLPKIQNQALLSGLAYCISSCSMILVNKFVLSSYGFSAPVFLMLYQNIVSVTIVSTLSLSGAVPTEPLTWNLIKVWLPVNIIFVGMLITSMFSLKYINVAMLTILKNVANVLTASGETYFFKKQHGTQVWVALMLMIISAVAGGITDLSFHAVGYIWQTLNCVLTAAYSLTLRHVMDSAKQVTKSGNLNELSMVLLNNVLSLPLGIILVLGLNEMEYLLQTSLLRMPEFWLVITASGVLGLGISFTSMWFLHQTSATTYSLVGSLNKIPLSIAGIVLFNVRTSVQNSLSILFGLLAGVFFARAKLRDNSPTL, from the exons ATGGGCTCCAG AGTCCTTCACTTAGACGTTCCTGCAAATTCTGAGGCCTATCTTATGAGAAATGTACCAGGGAGTGTAAGTAGCCCTCCCATGAATGGTGAAAAGGGTCTCTTTCGAAATCAGAATGCGGGGTTCACTGCACTTGCAAGTCCTGTGAGGAGAGAAATCGGAAACAG ATCGTCGACAAGGTCCTTCTGTGTTGATGACAATGACTTGGAAGATGGTAAGGCCTCAAAAGAAAGGGAGAGTTCTGCACAGTCACTCAGGCTCCCAAAGATTCAGAATCAGGCTCTCTTATCTGGTCTGGCTTACTGCATATCATCATGCAGCATGATCTTAGTCAACAAATTTGTTCTATCTAGCTATGGTTTCAGTGCTCCAGTATTTTTGATGCTTTACCAG AACATTGTATCAGTGACCATAGTTTCTACACTATCCCTGTCCGGTGCTGTTCCAACTGAACCATTGACATGGAATTTAATCAAAGTTTGGTTGCCTGTAAATATCATCTTTGTTGGAATGCTGATCACAAGCATGTTTAG TTTGAAGTACATTAATGTTGCCATGCTGACTATATTGAAGAATGTCGCCAATGTCCTGACTGCTTCTGGGGAAACTTATTTTTTCAAGAAGCAGCATGGTACTCAAGTTTGGGTTGCTCTTATGTTGATG ATAATCTCTGCAGTTGCGGGAGGAATAACGGATCTGTCATTCCATGCTGTTGGATATATCTGGCAGACCTTAAACTGTGTTCTGACGGCGGCATATTCG CTTACATTGCGACATGTAATGGACAGTGCTAAGCAAGTCACCAAGTCTGGGAATTTGAATGAGCTTTCGATGGTGTTGCTGAATAATGTTCTTTCACTGCCATTGGGAATTATCCTCGTTCTTGGTTTGAATGAAATGGAGTACCTTTTGCAGAC ATCACTCTTAAGGATGCCCGAGTTTTGGCTGGTCATCACTGCCAGTGGAGTTTTGGGGCTTGGAATCAGCTTTACATCGATGTGGTTTCTCCATCAGACGAGTGCAACAACATATAG CCTTGTGGGCTCCTTGAACAAGATCCCTCTTTCCATCGCTGGGATCGTCCTCTTCAACGTTCGTACAAGCGTGCAGAACTCTTTGAGCATTCTGTTTG GTCTATTAGCAGGAGTATTCTTCGCCAGGGCCAAATTGCGAGATAACTCACCGACCTTGTGA